One window of Elusimicrobiaceae bacterium genomic DNA carries:
- a CDS encoding TraR/DksA family transcriptional regulator, with amino-acid sequence MVIKKNTKETLTAAEIKEIKKQLEELKADAEKRLKEKKDMDMPEAEVGDPIDAASQSLDKEILFELSGNSHNTIGQIEAALRKIEKGIYGRCELCRQPIPKKRIKALPFARYCIHCQTSSENNRG; translated from the coding sequence ATGGTTATCAAAAAAAATACCAAAGAAACCTTGACCGCTGCCGAAATCAAGGAAATTAAAAAACAATTGGAAGAATTAAAGGCTGATGCCGAAAAACGTTTAAAAGAAAAAAAAGATATGGATATGCCCGAAGCCGAAGTGGGTGACCCGATTGATGCTGCCAGCCAAAGTTTGGATAAAGAAATTTTATTTGAACTTTCCGGTAATTCTCATAACACCATCGGACAAATAGAAGCGGCCTTGCGCAAAATTGAAAAAGGCATCTATGGCCGTTGCGAACTTTGCCGCCAACCCATTCCCAAAAAACGCATTAAGGCACTTCCTTTTGCGCGCTACTGCATTCATTGTCAGACCTCGTCTGAAAATAATCGCGGTTAA
- a CDS encoding aminotransferase class V-fold PLP-dependent enzyme produces the protein MSLKIQLTDLPTVTFACGPSQAHPVFRQTPLCQTFFERNHRALDISTEGLYKQATDYLRKLLDLPKDYTVIFFMGGATPALDAVVWSLTKKSISGLSFGSFAKRWCENLAGRLEDSVLKDFKKPNGGALFPTEKPDYQASLVLLTPNETSTGVQIPNEYLEDAWKRKSEDTLIAWDCTSCAGGRVLPKDKFDVMVFSMQKCFGAGGGSSVIILSPKAIERLQEVKKLRSIPYCLDLSYAVEKAQHKIQTVNTPNTTNIWLLNQACKWMNDNGGLPAMDRLCRQHAKYLLDWAAQTDWLEPLVKQEDYRSYTTLTFEVTDPSINADDISKILQQTGAPNLQDGLKKYSEVKQNSFRVACFPFVDIDGTAQYEKLTRTLDTIAHFLRTHSAKK, from the coding sequence ATGAGCCTTAAAATCCAATTAACCGATCTTCCCACCGTCACTTTTGCTTGTGGGCCCAGCCAAGCGCACCCCGTTTTTAGACAAACTCCTCTTTGCCAAACTTTTTTTGAACGTAATCACCGCGCCTTAGATATTTCTACGGAAGGGTTATACAAACAAGCCACAGACTATTTAAGAAAATTATTAGATTTGCCAAAAGATTATACCGTTATTTTCTTTATGGGAGGGGCCACCCCTGCCTTAGATGCGGTGGTATGGAGTTTAACCAAAAAGTCCATTTCCGGCTTAAGTTTCGGCTCTTTTGCCAAACGATGGTGTGAAAATTTGGCCGGACGCTTAGAAGATAGTGTCTTAAAAGATTTTAAAAAACCGAACGGAGGAGCCCTTTTCCCTACAGAAAAACCCGATTATCAGGCAAGTTTGGTTCTATTAACACCCAACGAAACATCTACCGGAGTACAAATTCCAAATGAATATTTGGAAGATGCCTGGAAAAGAAAATCGGAAGACACATTAATCGCGTGGGACTGCACCTCTTGCGCCGGTGGCAGAGTGTTGCCGAAAGATAAGTTTGATGTAATGGTTTTTTCTATGCAAAAATGCTTTGGCGCAGGTGGCGGCAGCAGCGTAATTATTTTAAGCCCAAAAGCCATTGAGCGTTTACAGGAAGTAAAAAAATTACGTTCTATACCTTATTGCTTAGACCTCTCTTATGCGGTAGAAAAAGCACAACACAAAATACAAACGGTTAATACTCCTAACACAACCAATATATGGCTTTTAAATCAGGCCTGCAAATGGATGAATGACAACGGCGGACTCCCGGCAATGGACCGCTTGTGCCGTCAACACGCCAAGTACTTATTAGATTGGGCTGCCCAAACAGACTGGCTGGAACCATTGGTCAAACAAGAGGATTACCGCTCTTACACTACTTTAACCTTTGAAGTGACGGACCCTTCTATAAATGCCGACGACATCAGCAAAATTCTTCAACAAACAGGCGCACCTAATTTGCAAGACGGCCTCAAAAAATATAGTGAAGTAAAACAAAATTCCTTTCGTGTTGCCTGCTTTCCGTTTGTAGATATTGACGGCACTGCTCAATACGAAAAATTAACACGCACCTTAGATACAATCGCACACTTCTTGCGTACCCACAGCGCAAAAAAGTAG
- a CDS encoding RDD family protein: MSEEYRINIMEDAPQVQQPQQEAQGPVLAGVIERFVALLIDAGVVLFVYQIFLAILFKLCQLDLEQIYWALAGIVPAFVVYETLFTCGGRSTLGKKLVGIVVIDQHTAEPLSLLHSFIRAVGYVISALLLMCGFLLAFIDDKHRALQDYLAGSVVLQSREKSFAENAILTVTGIIWLALFSFVFYSQIFGDGSFAQKRLILKAKNHLEKIGYLEEVHRINYGYYTNDLLRLSILSGDPVQFQRDTHKVLDNKGFRIGVTDKKYKITARAKDVKKTLVTYPEF, encoded by the coding sequence ATGAGCGAAGAATATCGTATTAATATTATGGAAGATGCCCCTCAAGTTCAGCAACCGCAACAAGAAGCGCAAGGTCCTGTATTGGCCGGTGTTATAGAGCGCTTTGTAGCATTGTTAATTGATGCCGGAGTAGTGTTGTTTGTTTATCAAATTTTCTTAGCCATTTTATTTAAACTTTGTCAGCTTGATTTAGAGCAGATTTATTGGGCTTTGGCAGGTATTGTGCCGGCTTTTGTAGTGTACGAAACTTTGTTTACCTGTGGCGGTCGCAGTACATTGGGTAAAAAATTAGTAGGAATTGTGGTGATAGACCAGCATACGGCAGAGCCGCTGAGTTTGCTGCACTCTTTTATTCGGGCGGTGGGTTATGTAATCAGTGCCTTGCTGTTGATGTGTGGTTTTTTGTTGGCTTTTATTGATGATAAACATCGCGCTTTGCAGGATTATCTGGCCGGTAGTGTGGTGTTGCAATCGCGGGAAAAAAGTTTTGCCGAAAATGCAATCCTTACTGTGACAGGTATTATATGGCTTGCTTTGTTTTCCTTCGTGTTTTATTCCCAAATTTTCGGAGATGGTTCTTTTGCGCAGAAACGTTTGATTTTAAAAGCAAAAAATCATTTGGAAAAAATCGGTTATCTGGAAGAAGTACACCGCATTAATTATGGTTATTACACCAATGATTTGTTGCGTTTGTCTATTTTGTCGGGAGATCCGGTGCAATTTCAGCGTGATACTCATAAAGTATTGGATAATAAAGGCTTCCGCATTGGCGTGACGGATAAAAAATATAAAATTACTGCCAGAGCCAAAGACGTTAAAAAAACCCTTGTCACTTATCCGGAATTTTAA
- a CDS encoding GGGtGRT protein, translating to MSITFEGYERRIDKINAALQQAGIKDLEEARQICLDKGVDVEKIVKGIQPIAFENAVWAYTVGAAIAFKSGVKTAAEAAEKIGLGLQSFCIPGSVADQRAVGLGHGNLGAMLLREETKCFCFLAGHESFAAAEGAIGIARTANKVRKEPLRVILNGLGKDAAYIISRINGFTSVETEYDYHTGELKIVSEKAFSDGDKAKVKCYGADDVNEGVAIMRHEGVDVSITGNSTNPTRFQHPVAGTYKKWAIENGKKYFSVASGGGTGRTLHPDNMAAGPASYGMTDTMGRMHGDAQFAGSSSVPAHVEMMGLIGMGNNPMVGATVAVAVAISQAQ from the coding sequence ATGAGCATTACGTTTGAAGGATACGAAAGAAGAATTGACAAAATTAATGCCGCTTTGCAACAAGCCGGTATCAAAGACCTTGAAGAAGCACGCCAAATTTGTTTGGACAAAGGCGTAGATGTAGAAAAAATCGTTAAAGGCATTCAGCCGATCGCTTTTGAAAACGCTGTCTGGGCCTACACCGTAGGTGCTGCCATTGCTTTTAAATCCGGTGTCAAAACCGCTGCCGAAGCCGCTGAAAAAATCGGTTTAGGTTTGCAAAGTTTCTGCATTCCCGGTTCTGTGGCTGATCAACGTGCCGTAGGCTTGGGTCACGGTAATTTGGGTGCTATGCTTTTAAGAGAAGAAACCAAATGTTTCTGCTTCTTGGCCGGCCATGAAAGTTTCGCCGCTGCCGAAGGTGCTATCGGTATTGCTCGCACTGCCAACAAAGTGCGCAAAGAACCCTTGCGCGTTATCTTGAACGGTTTGGGTAAAGATGCTGCTTACATCATTTCCCGCATCAACGGTTTTACCTCTGTGGAAACTGAATATGACTATCACACCGGTGAACTCAAAATCGTAAGCGAAAAAGCTTTCTCCGATGGTGACAAAGCCAAAGTGAAATGCTATGGTGCCGATGATGTAAACGAAGGCGTAGCCATTATGCGTCACGAAGGGGTGGATGTATCCATCACCGGAAACTCTACCAACCCGACCCGTTTCCAACATCCGGTAGCCGGTACGTACAAGAAATGGGCCATTGAAAACGGCAAAAAATATTTCTCCGTTGCTTCCGGTGGCGGTACAGGCCGCACCTTGCATCCGGACAATATGGCCGCCGGTCCTGCCTCTTATGGTATGACTGATACGATGGGTCGTATGCATGGTGATGCCCAATTTGCGGGTTCTTCCTCCGTGCCTGCCCACGTGGAAATGATGGGTCTTATCGGTATGGGTAATAACCCGATGGTAGGTGCTACCGTAGCCGTAGCCGTAGCCATCAGCCAAGCCCAATAA